Genomic DNA from Halobaculum sp. MBLA0147:
CCATCGCCCCCGAGGAGCGCTCGGACTGGCCCGTGATCTGGAACTCACCCTCCTGGATCGCGGTCATCAGCTTCTGCTGGGACCGGATGTCGAGGGTGTTGATCTCGTCGACGAACAACACGCCCTTGTTGGCCTTGTGGATGGCGCCGGCCTCGACGCGGTCGTGGCTCGGCGTCTCCATCCCACCGGACTGGAACGGGTCGTGGCGCACGTCGCCCAGCAGCGCCCCGGCGTGGGCACCCGTGGCGTCCTCGAACGGCGCCGTGGTCTCGTCGGCGGTGTTGACCAGCAGGTTCGGGATCATCGAGTCGCTCCCGCGAGAGCCGTAGCGGAAGGCGAGGTAGATGACGCCGGCCGCGAGAATCCCCAAGAGGACGTTCCCGGCCACGATCAGCGCGTAGCCGAGCACGACGGCGATGATGATCCACATGAGGAAGCTCCGCATCTGGTTGCGCTTGCGGGCCTCCTCCTTGTGGGCCTCCACGATCTGTTCGCCCTTCCCCGACGGCACCGTCCGCACCTTCGGGTTGTTGCCGTCGTCGGGGTTGTGGTACACGAGCACGTCCTGCAGTTCCTCCGGCGGGAGGAGTTCGGACATCGCCTTCGCCAGCATCGACTTCCCGGTCCCGGGCGAGCCGATCATCATCACGTGGCGCCGCTGTTTGGCCGCCTTCATCACCACGTCGCGGGCGTGTTCCTGCCCGATGACCTGGTCGACCAGGCGCTCGGGGACCTGGATGTCGTCCGTCGAGTCGATCTGGAGGCCGCCGAGGAGCCCGTCCTCGGCGTCCTCGTCGATCTCGGCGTCGATCTCGACGTCGCTGCCGAGGTCCTCGATGTCCGCGTCCTCGTCGGAGGGCGTGTTCGAGGTGCCGACCGACGGGTCGCCGATCCCGTCGTCGGCCGGCCCACCGACACCGTTCCCGGCTGGGTCGTCGACGATGTGGGGGTCCTCCCGACCGTCGTCGTTGTCGTTGCTCATAGAACGTTCCGTACTGTGTGAGTAGTGCCGTGAACTGATATACTTTCTCCCGACTCGCACTGGTCGCTCCCGACCGAAATCCGACGGTAGCGGCGCTCTCTGCCGAGTCGCTCGCGGCCGCTCGATGCCGCCGTACTTATAAATCGTCGGCGGGAACCGTCCGGGCACGATGCGGGGGTTCTACATCGGCCGCTTCCAGCCGTACCACGACGGACACCACCAGATGGTCGCGGAGATCGCGGACGAGGTCGACGAGTTGGTGTTGGGAATCGGCTCGGCGGGGGAGTCGCACACGCAGCGGAACCCCTTCACCGCGGGCGAGCGGATCATGATGGTGACGAAGGCAGTCGCGGAGTTCGACGTGACGAGTTACGCCGTCCCGATCGAAGACCTGGACCGCAACGCCGTCTGGGTGAGTCACGTCCGGTCGATGTGTCCCCAGTTCGAGGTGGCGTACTCCAACAACCCGTTGGTGGTGCGTCTGTTCCGCGAGGCGGGCGTGGAGGTCCGGACGACCCCGATGTTCGACCGCGACGTGTTGGAGGGGACGGAACTCCGCTCGCGGATGGTGGCCGGCGACGACTGGCGGGAACACGTCCCCGATCCCGTGGTCGACGTGATCGAGGAGGTGGACGGCCCCGCACGGATGCGGCAGGTCGCCGACACGGACGCGAACGGGCACTAGACGGCTCGTGACGACTGCTCTGAGGGAGACGACCCGGGCGACTCGGATCACCCCGCCACGACCCCGGACGGTTTATTCGCCTCGCCCGCCGAGCGGGTTGCGTGAGCGACCTCGCACTCGACGCGACGCAACTCGACCGCTACAGCCGCCACGTCATCATGGACGAGGTCGGGCCGGCGGGGCAGGCGGCGTTGCTGGACGCCGCGGTGCTCGTCGTCGGCGCCGGCGGCCTGGGCTCGCCGGTGATCCAGTACCTCGCGGCCGCGGGCGTCGGCAGGCTCGGGATCGCGGACGACGACGTCGTCGAACGGTCGAACCTCCAGCGACAGGTGGTCCACGCCGACGCCGACGTGGGCCGCTCGAAGACGGCCTCGGCGGCCGCGTTCGTCCGCGATCTCAACCCCGACGTGACCGTCGTGGAACACGAGACGCGGGTCGACACCGACACCGTCGAGGACCTGCTGGCCGACTACGACCTGGTGGTCGACGCCAGCGACAACTTCCGGACGCGGTACGTCCTCAACGACGCCGCGCGGCTCCGGTCGCTCCCGGTCGTCCACGGCGCGATCTACCGCTTCGAGGGACAGGTGACGACGCTCCACCCGGCGGGGCCGTGTTACCGGTGTCTGTTCCCGTCCGCGCCGGAGCCGGGCGAGGTGCCGAACTGTGCGGAGACGGGTGTGTTGGGTGTCCTCCCCGGTGTCGTCGGCTCGCTCCAGGCGACGGAGGCGGTGAAGCTGCTCGTCGACCACGGCGACCCGCTCGTCGGCCGGCTCCTCTTCTACGACGCCGCCGACCTGACGACCGAGACGGTCGCCTACGAGCACAACCCGGACTGTCCCGTCTGTGGCGACGACCCAGTCGCGTCGCTGGACGAGTTCGCGTACGACGACCGCTGTCGACTCGTCGCGGAGTGAGTGTCGGCGTCACCCGCGAGTCGTCCCTCCGCGTCACCCGCGAGTCGTCCGTCTCCGTCGTCGCCCCGGGGGGACCTCGACACCTCCGGCGCGACGGCGTCCCCACTCGCGCCGACCGGAACCGCCCGACATTTCCGCCGGCCGCTCCGACGTGAGGCCGTGAGACCGAGTCACGTTCCAGAGGCCGTCGCCGGCGACGAGACGCGAGGTGAGCGGCGGTGAGTGTCGCGGCGCTGTTGAACGACCTCCCGTTCGTCCAGCACATGGGCATCGAGGTCGTCGAGGCAGCCGACGGCCACGCGGTCGCCGAACTCGAACTGGCGGAGGAACACACGACGGTCCCCTCCGGACCCGTCGCACACGGCGGGGTCGCGTACGCGCTGGCCGACACCGTCGGCGGCGCGGCGGTGATCTCCCTCCACCACCGACCGACGCCGACGGTCGACATGCGGATCGACTACCACGCCCCCGCGACCGACGACCTGCGCGCGGAGGCGGACGTGGTCCGGGACGGCGGGAGCGTCGCCAGCGCGGACGTGCGCGTCGAGAGCGTCGACGGGACCCACGTCGCCAGCGCTCGCGGCGTGTTCAAGACCGGCGGCAGCGACGACGGCGGCCCGTGGGGTGCCCGCGAGGACCGTGACCTGGAGTAGTGCCCCCACCCCGCGGCGGTACGCACTCGACACTCCCCTCTAGATTCGGACACGACGGTGGTGAGAACCCTACTTCCGACTATCTTCCGTAGTTTCCAAAATACTATCAGTTGTGTGATCCGACTCGGCCCCATGTCGACGGGAGACCAACGACCGCCGGTCGTGGGGACGCTCGCCGAGTACAGCGAGGCCCCCTTCGAGCGGCGCTGGGAGTGGAGCGACGGTGAAGACGTGGTCACGATGACGGGGCCCGAGGAGAACCACCACCTCGTCGTCCACCCGGACTACGTCCGGCGCGTGCTGTTGGAGGACGACGACCAGTACGTGAAGTACGGCGCGTACGACTCCGTGTTCGGGAACGGACTGGTGAACGTCTACGGGGAGGAGTGGCGTGCCCAACGAGGCGCGATGCAGCCCGCGTTCACGCCCGACCGCGTGATCTCGTACTGCGAGACGATCCAGGACGTGGTCCGACCGGCAGTCGAAGCCCGGTCCGACGGGGAGGTCGTCGACGTGCGCGAGTTGATGACCGACCTGACGATGGAGGTGATGTTGGAGACGCTGTTCGGCGGGACGACCGACGAGGAGGGTGCGATCGGACGCGCGGCAGAACGGATCAACGAGTGGTTCATGGAGTCCGCCACCGCCGGCTCCGTCCCGGAGTCCGTCGAGTCGAACTTCGACCAGGGACTCGCGGAGATGACGGAGTTGATCGAGGGGATGATCGAAGACCGCGACGGTGACGCCGACAGCGAGGACCTCCTCTCGATGCTGGTCGCGATGGGACCCGACCACGAGGCGTCGTACACGGACGAGCGCATCCGCGACGAGATGATCACGCTGCTGTTCGCGGCCCACGAGACGACCGCGCTCACGCTGGCGTACACGCTCTACCTGCTGGCGGACGCACCCGACGTGGTCGACCGCCTCCAGACGGAACTGGACGACGTGTTGGACGGCGCGTTCCCCGGCCCCGAGCACGTCCGGGAACTGTCGTACACCGAGCAGGTGATCGACGAGGCGATGCGAATCTACTCGCCGGCCCACTCGCTGTTCCGGGAGGCGACGGCGGACGTGGAGATCGGCCCCTACGAGATCCCCGAGGGTGACGTGGTGTACCTCCCACAGTGTGTGATCCACAGAGACGACCGCTGGTGGGACGATCCCGAGACGTTCCGGCCCGAGCGGTTCGCGGGCGACGACGACAGACACCCGTTCGCGTACTTCCCGTTCGGAGCCGGCCCCCGCCGCTGTATCGGCGAGCGGTTCGCACGGGCAGAGGCGAAACTCGTCGTCGCGGCGTTCGCCGACGCCTTCACGTTCGACCGCGTCACCGAGGAGTTCGAGATGCTCGCCAGCCTGACGGCGGTCCCGGACCGACCGCTCGAACTCCGGTTCCGAGACCGAGCCTGACCGCCGCGTCGCGAGTCGCTCCCACGGTGTGTCGGAGCGCGTCACCGACGGGGCGGGGGACTACCAGGAGATCTCGAAGGCGGCCTGCTCGTCGGGCTCGGGCTCGGCCGACTGGATCGACGGTTGGGCGTCACTCAGATCCTGGACGACGCCGACGAACACGCCCTCGGCGTGCGGGACGGTGAACGGGTAGTCCTCGGTGACGCCGACGTGGGCGCGACTGGCGCCGAGTGACTCGAAGGTGTACTTCCCGGCGGGGAACTCGCGGCTACTGTTCCGGAACGCCTCCTTGTGCATCGCGGCGAGCGCACCGAGCCCCTCCATCGGGGTCGAGACCTCCGGCGGCCACTCGACGGCCTTCGCCGACTCCTTGCCCCCTTCGCGCATCGTCGCCTCGCCAACCTCCTCGCCGAGACTCTGGTACGCGGCGACCACGTCGTCGGTCGTGTACCACGTCTCGGCGTCTAACTCGCCGAGGTGTTCGCTGAACAGTTCGCGTGCCTTCTTCTCGAACACCCGCGACACCTCGCCGGCACTCTGGACGGTCGCGAGCGGGTAGCGGCCGATGACTTCCGAGTCGGGATCGTAGCTCGTCACGACCGCAACTCTCCCTTCTAGAGACATAAATTTAGCGCAGAAGCTTACAACTCTCTTCGGTGTTGGTATCACGTGCCACTCTGTGACACACAACTGGTCACCGACCGTTCTCGCAGGTCGACGGTGGGCTGGTTCCGGCAGGTTCGGCGGTCAGCGGTGCCCCTCTGTCGCGAAGTGACTCTGCATGAGCCACTCCATCTTGGCGACCATCTCGGAGCTGTCGAGCGACGACATCCCGAAGTCACGCTCTCGGAGCCGGTCGCGCCGTTGTTTCCAGTTCCAGGTGAACCGCTCGGAGAGTCCGGCGGCTCTGATCCGGTCGATCACCGCCTCCGGCGACAGCTCGCCGGCGTCCAACGCGTCGAGGTCCGCCTCGTCGATCACACCCTGGTGGAGCGCCTCGACGATCACGCCGGCACTGTAGTCGTGCTCGTGGACCTCTCGCTCCCAGGTGATGATCCAGTTACCCAGCCGCCACATGTGCTGGAGTTCGTAGGTGACCCGCCGGAACGCCTGGTAGTCGTCGTGGTCGAACGCCGGGGAGAACATCAGGTCGATCCCCCAGAACGTGTACAGCCCGATGGCCTGCGTCTCGAAGTACCACGTCTCCTCGGGGTTCATGAACGAGGGGTAGTCCGCCGAGAGACGCGCGTAGTCCATCCCCTGGTTCGCCTGTCGGAGGTTGAACAGGAACGGCTCGACGAACTCCTCGAACCGCGGCGCCGACTCCAGTCGGTCCATCAGCGCCTCCCACACCTGGCGAGTACTCTTCGGGTAGTCCTCGTCGATGTCGTCGCGCTCCCAGTCGGGCCGTGCGGTCGGGTACGGCGCCTTCGCCAACTCCCAGAAGGTCGCCTCGTCGCCGAGCTTCTCCGCGGCGTCGTCGACGAGCGTGATGTAGATGGACACCAGGGTCTTCGCCTCGTGGGCAGCCTCGAAGTGTTCCTCCGGGACGGTGCTCAGCGTCAGTGGCTCGCCGAAGATGTGCGAGAGCCACTTCCAGAGGTACAGTTGTCGGTCGCCGAGTATCCCGTCGCCCTCGACGATCTCTCGGATCCGGGGAGACAGCTCCGTCTCGGAGACGGCGTCGAACAGTTCCTCACGCATCTCGTCGCTCAAGTCGAGTCCGAGATCCGTCACGCTCGCACGGCGGTCGACGGCGGACATCGACGGGACTCTGATGCTGGACCCGGTCTCGACGGGCCCGTCTACACTCGGTGGCTCGTGACGTGCGTCCTGAGACATACACCCCACGCTGCGTGGGAGTAGTTTAATATTATCGTATTTAGACGCTTGTTAGTTGTCGAACATTCGAATTCTTCGGCAACTATCTCTCTAACGATGGTTTCGAAAGTGGGTGGACATTCAGAATGTCTACGACGTGAACGAACGAGAGACATCTCTACTCACGGTGACCGGTTCGAGCCGAAGTATCCGAGATTCGAGTTGGTTGCATCCCGTCCCGGCTCGTCGGATAGTTCACGCGACGGACACCGCGTCGTTGGCCCGAGATCGATCTCGGTGGAGGTCTGTCCGTCGGAGACCGACGGGTTCATACACACAGTCCAGTGTCGAGTCTCGTCCCCGTCGGTGGGACAGGTCGGTGACGTAGGACACACGACTGACAAAGGTTTATAAACTTGCGAGCACTAAGTAGAGGTGAAGGTAGTCGTGGTGACCGGTTCTCACCACGACGAGACTACACACCATGACACGAGACACTCGAACGGACGGTCGGCAGACCGGCGCGGGCGGGACCGACGTGGAGACGCACGAACACGACGACGTAGCCCCCGAGGAGGGAGGTGGTGGCGCACCGGGTGGTCCACCACTGACGGACGGCGGCGAGCGGATCCGCGAGCGGCCGGAGCGGACCGACGACCGGACGACGACTGCCGACGAGACGGAGGCGAACGGCGACCGGACGACGACTGCAGAAGCGACCGAGGTGGAGACGGCCGACGAGCGAGACCGCTGTCCCGAGTGTGGTGGGACGGTCGTCAACGACGCGACCCACGGCGAGACCGTCTGTGCCGACTGTGGGCTCGTCGTCGAAGAGGACGAGATCGACCGCGGGCCGGAGTGGCGCGCGTTCGACTCGAGCGAGCGCGACCAGAAGAGTCGGGTCGGGGCGCCGACGACGAACATGCTCCACGACCACGGACTCTCGACGAACATCGGCTGGCAGGACCGGGACGCCTACGGCAACACGCTGTCGGCGAGCCAGCGCCAGAAGATGCAGCGGCTCCGCACGTGGAACGAGCGCCTCCGCACCTCCGACCACAGCGAGCGGAACCTGAAGCAGGCGCTCGGGGAGATCGAGCGGATGGCCTCCGCGTTGGGCCTGCCGGAGAACGTCCGCGAGACGGCCAGCGTGATCTACCGGCGGGCGCTGGAGGAGGACCTCCTCCCCGGCCGCTCCATCGAGGGGATCGCGACGGCGTCGTTACACGCCGCCGCGCGGATGGCGGGAGTCCCCCGGTCGATCGACGAGGTGGCACGCGTCTCCCGTGTGGACGAGGAGACGTTCCAGCGGGCGTACCGCTACATCGTCAAGGAGTTGGAGTTGGAGGTCCAGCCCGCGGACCCGGCGGAGTACCTGCCGCGGTTCGCCTCGAAGCTGGAGCTGTCCGACGAGACGGAGCGGCGGGCCCGCGAGTTGCTCGCGACCGGCAAGGAGGCGGCGGTCCACTCCGGGAAGTCGCCGGTCGGACTCGCCGCCGCCGCACTGTACGCGGCGGGCGTGTTGACCAACGCGGACCTCACACAGAAGCAGGTCAGCGAGGTGACGGACATCTCCGAGGTGACGATCCGCAACCGGTACCAGGAGCTGTTGGAGACCGCCGCCGCGGCCGAGGAGGCCGACGGTGCCGGGACGCCACCCTCGAACGGAGACGGCGGCGAGGTCCCGGTCGGCGTCGACGGCTGATCGGTACTCCCCGTCGACGACCGGTCCCCCCGCTGCCGTCGACGACCGGTCCCAACTGCGTCCGCGAACCACCGGACGGCAGTGTTCTGATCGGACACTGACACGAGACCACCACACGACGAGCCGGACCAGTCCCCCGACTGGTCTCTCTCGGACCGTCCTCCTCTCACGGATCCGTCACGTGCCAAACTATATGTCACGGTCTCTCACACAGTGAGGTATGGGTGTGCCACTGGGGCTGTTCGGACGTGGACCGGACCGGGCCGACGACGACCACGGTCGGGAGCGTGGTCCAGGCGATCGACGGGAGGCGGACACCGCGACACACAGGGAGTGTCGCCAC
This window encodes:
- a CDS encoding PaaI family thioesterase; the protein is MSVAALLNDLPFVQHMGIEVVEAADGHAVAELELAEEHTTVPSGPVAHGGVAYALADTVGGAAVISLHHRPTPTVDMRIDYHAPATDDLRAEADVVRDGGSVASADVRVESVDGTHVASARGVFKTGGSDDGGPWGAREDRDLE
- a CDS encoding ThiF family adenylyltransferase, with the translated sequence MSDLALDATQLDRYSRHVIMDEVGPAGQAALLDAAVLVVGAGGLGSPVIQYLAAAGVGRLGIADDDVVERSNLQRQVVHADADVGRSKTASAAAFVRDLNPDVTVVEHETRVDTDTVEDLLADYDLVVDASDNFRTRYVLNDAARLRSLPVVHGAIYRFEGQVTTLHPAGPCYRCLFPSAPEPGEVPNCAETGVLGVLPGVVGSLQATEAVKLLVDHGDPLVGRLLFYDAADLTTETVAYEHNPDCPVCGDDPVASLDEFAYDDRCRLVAE
- a CDS encoding nicotinamide-nucleotide adenylyltransferase; its protein translation is MRGFYIGRFQPYHDGHHQMVAEIADEVDELVLGIGSAGESHTQRNPFTAGERIMMVTKAVAEFDVTSYAVPIEDLDRNAVWVSHVRSMCPQFEVAYSNNPLVVRLFREAGVEVRTTPMFDRDVLEGTELRSRMVAGDDWREHVPDPVVDVIEEVDGPARMRQVADTDANGH
- a CDS encoding cytochrome P450, which translates into the protein MSTGDQRPPVVGTLAEYSEAPFERRWEWSDGEDVVTMTGPEENHHLVVHPDYVRRVLLEDDDQYVKYGAYDSVFGNGLVNVYGEEWRAQRGAMQPAFTPDRVISYCETIQDVVRPAVEARSDGEVVDVRELMTDLTMEVMLETLFGGTTDEEGAIGRAAERINEWFMESATAGSVPESVESNFDQGLAEMTELIEGMIEDRDGDADSEDLLSMLVAMGPDHEASYTDERIRDEMITLLFAAHETTALTLAYTLYLLADAPDVVDRLQTELDDVLDGAFPGPEHVRELSYTEQVIDEAMRIYSPAHSLFREATADVEIGPYEIPEGDVVYLPQCVIHRDDRWWDDPETFRPERFAGDDDRHPFAYFPFGAGPRRCIGERFARAEAKLVVAAFADAFTFDRVTEEFEMLASLTAVPDRPLELRFRDRA
- a CDS encoding transcription initiation factor IIB family protein; translation: MTRDTRTDGRQTGAGGTDVETHEHDDVAPEEGGGGAPGGPPLTDGGERIRERPERTDDRTTTADETEANGDRTTTAEATEVETADERDRCPECGGTVVNDATHGETVCADCGLVVEEDEIDRGPEWRAFDSSERDQKSRVGAPTTNMLHDHGLSTNIGWQDRDAYGNTLSASQRQKMQRLRTWNERLRTSDHSERNLKQALGEIERMASALGLPENVRETASVIYRRALEEDLLPGRSIEGIATASLHAAARMAGVPRSIDEVARVSRVDEETFQRAYRYIVKELELEVQPADPAEYLPRFASKLELSDETERRARELLATGKEAAVHSGKSPVGLAAAALYAAGVLTNADLTQKQVSEVTDISEVTIRNRYQELLETAAAAEEADGAGTPPSNGDGGEVPVGVDG